The following are encoded together in the Diabrotica undecimpunctata isolate CICGRU chromosome 7, icDiaUnde3, whole genome shotgun sequence genome:
- the LOC140446214 gene encoding uncharacterized protein C3orf38 homolog — MANNSETGIIDLLSKLDEDNLLSLVRTVTQGLLRINSKDDAIKAILKHSPDTLSILRRKSVTREVLFSYLDEKDIVMKIPITKNELIDKIMEFWNIKSADITTVSYRSNEETINEIKPKEDSNSISALAEKFAGWFYSLMNDEGVGAEHFYSDAKMKINLHSNNDCDTTVVEDDPDSLAQALFRIKLQHGIFFNPNISREGTQGRMDPHGLVIVLVCGTLHVQKTCVGVFEQVFSLARDPFCDNNWKIKNSELNLRSKSAVIGQPRLCESELTSNLLSLPSS, encoded by the exons atggCAAATAATTCTGAAACAGGAATTATAGATTTACTATCTAAGTTGGATGAAGATAACTTACTATCTCTTGTAAGAACTGTTACTCAAGGACTCTTAAGAATAAATTCCAAAGATG atGCTATAAAAGCTATTTTGAAACATTCACCTGATACTTTAAGCATATTAAGAAGGAAATCAGTAACCAGGGAAGTTTTGTTTTCGTATTTGGATGAAAAAGATATAGTTATGAAGATACCTATAACTAAAAATGAATTAATTGACAAAATTATGGAATTTTGGAATATCAAAAGTGCTGATATAACTACAGTCAGTTATCGAAGTAACGAAGAAACAATAAATGAAATTAAACCAAAAGAAGACAGTAATAGTATATCAGCTTTAGCAGAAAAGTTTGCAGGTTGGTTCTATTCTCTAATGAATGACGAAGGTGTTGGAGCTGAGCATTTTTATTCAGATGCGAAAATGAAAATTAATCTTCATTCAAATAATGACTGTGACACTACCGTTGTTGAAGACGATCCAGATAGTTTGGCTCAAGCATTATTTAGAATTAAGTTACAACATGGTATTTTTTTCAATCCAAATATTAGTAGAGAGGGTACCCAAGGAAGAATGGATCCCCACGGATTGGTCATAGTTTTAGTTTGTGGCACACTCCATGTGCAAAAGACATGTGTAGGTGTTTTTGAACAGGTATTTTCTCTAGCTAGAGATCCTTTTTGTGATAACAATTGGAAAATTAAAAACTCTGAATTGAACTTACGAAGTAAAAGTGCGGTAATAGGACAACCACGTTTGTGTGAAAGTGAATTAACCTCGAATTTATTATCTCTTCCTTCTAgctaa